GGAAGCGTGCCGGATTTCCGGATGTCCTCATTTACTGTATGCAAGCTCTAGCTCTGTCTACGGTGAGGTGAAGATGGATAAACCTCTCTCCACGGATTTGCCAGCGGATCGACCTCTAAGCTTCTACGGAGCCACAAAACGAGCCAACGAGCTCATGGCTTTTTCCTATAGTCACTTGTACCAGCTGCCGACCACCGGGGTTCGTTACTTTACGGTCTACGGACCCTGGGGAAGACCCGATATGGCCTACTTTTCCTTCACTCGAGCTCTCTTTCGAGACGAACCCATTCGGCTTTTTGGCCATGGACAAGCCCTTCGGGATTTTACCTTTATCGCTGACGCCGTGGAAGCTACACTTCGCCTCTTGGCCCTCCCTCCCCAAGC
The genomic region above belongs to Candidatus Methylacidithermus pantelleriae and contains:
- a CDS encoding NAD-dependent epimerase/dehydratase family protein — protein: MKILVTGCAGFLGFFIAQKLLEQGHCVFGVDDLNAYYPPHWKRARLDKLQTFGQFRFRQLDLAEPEAAAEVFRSWGPFDRVIHMAAQAGVRHSLKDPLRYAHCNLVAFTQLLEACRISGCPHLLYASSSSVYGEVKMDKPLSTDLPADRPLSFYGATKRANELMAFSYSHLYQLPTTGVRYFTVYGPWGRPDMAYFSFTRALFRDEPIRLFGHGQALRDFTFIADAVEATLRLLALPPQA